In Hamadaea flava, a genomic segment contains:
- a CDS encoding efflux RND transporter periplasmic adaptor subunit: protein MRRPMVLAGAVTVLVALSAASCGNDDEGIATAEVGRADVVEIVDAPASVVARAAATLTSPAEGTLARLAVTAGDQVAKGQVVAVVDSPTAQQRLRDAKKALDLAKRSTGGGGVRVDLSGSAKHLDEAAAKAFDQARAAVAYIADPALKKALLAQVDAAEQQYAAASKAVTSAVRGVQRGLQSIGSAMSALGAAQKLQAQQAYDLAKATVDALTLRAPIAGVVQLGGASAPATSGIDLSSLLGAAGGGQTPSTGGAASIPGVSQTVPEGGLVTAGTAILTVVDVSELGLVAEVDETDILLVKPGLDAEVELDAATDVRYPSRVASIDVLPTANARGGVAYRVRLTLTPPSGAPTPRPGMNAVAHLRVRQANSAVAVPAAAVFTAEGQVLTWVRGPDGKAERRPVSVGVSGEDLVQITDGLQPGDRVVVRGTDKVHPGDELP, encoded by the coding sequence GTGCGGCGACCGATGGTGTTGGCAGGAGCGGTGACCGTCCTCGTGGCGTTGAGTGCCGCGTCCTGCGGCAACGACGACGAGGGCATCGCGACGGCGGAGGTGGGCCGGGCCGACGTCGTCGAGATCGTCGACGCGCCCGCCTCGGTGGTGGCGCGGGCGGCCGCGACGCTGACCTCGCCAGCCGAGGGCACGCTGGCCCGGCTCGCGGTCACGGCCGGTGATCAGGTCGCCAAGGGTCAGGTCGTGGCGGTCGTCGACTCGCCGACGGCCCAGCAACGGCTGCGGGACGCGAAGAAGGCGCTGGATCTGGCGAAGCGGTCGACGGGCGGCGGCGGGGTCCGGGTGGACCTCAGCGGTTCGGCCAAGCACCTCGACGAGGCCGCCGCCAAGGCGTTCGACCAGGCGCGGGCGGCGGTGGCGTACATCGCCGACCCGGCGCTGAAGAAGGCGCTGCTCGCTCAGGTCGACGCGGCCGAGCAGCAGTACGCCGCCGCGTCGAAGGCGGTGACCTCGGCGGTACGCGGTGTGCAGCGCGGTCTCCAGTCGATCGGCAGCGCCATGAGCGCCCTGGGCGCCGCCCAGAAACTTCAGGCGCAGCAGGCGTACGACCTGGCCAAGGCCACCGTGGACGCGCTGACCCTGCGGGCGCCGATCGCGGGTGTCGTCCAGCTCGGCGGCGCGAGCGCCCCGGCGACGAGCGGAATCGACCTGTCCTCCCTGTTGGGGGCGGCGGGCGGCGGTCAGACTCCGTCGACCGGCGGCGCCGCATCGATCCCGGGCGTGTCGCAGACCGTCCCCGAGGGCGGCCTGGTGACGGCGGGCACTGCGATCCTCACCGTCGTCGACGTCAGTGAACTCGGTCTGGTGGCCGAGGTGGACGAGACCGACATCCTGCTCGTCAAACCTGGGCTGGACGCCGAGGTCGAACTCGACGCCGCGACCGACGTCCGCTACCCGTCCCGGGTGGCCAGCATCGACGTGCTGCCGACGGCCAACGCGCGCGGTGGCGTGGCGTACCGGGTGCGGTTGACGCTCACCCCGCCGTCCGGCGCCCCGACGCCGCGGCCGGGCATGAACGCGGTCGCCCACCTGCGCGTACGCCAGGCGAACTCGGCCGTCGCGGTGCCGGCGGCCGCTGTCTTCACCGCCGAGGGCCAAGTCCTGACCTGGGTACGCGGCCCGGACGGCAAAGCCGAGCGGCGACCGGTGAGCGTCGGCGTCTCCGGCGAGGACCTGGTGCAGATCACCGACGGACTCCAGCCCGGCGACCGCGTGGTCGTCCGGGGTACGGACAAGGTTCATCCCGGAGACGAACTGCCGTGA
- a CDS encoding ABC transporter ATP-binding protein, which translates to MTAADVTPAVAAVNIERTYDLGGVTVPALRGVSFTVERAAYVAIVGPSGSGKSTLMHLLGGLDRPTAGTLRIDGRDVAALTPAELAQLRNETIGFVFQSFHLLARTTALDNVALPLVYRGLNARERRARAREMLARVGLEHRVDHRPNQLSGGEQQRVAIARALVTEPTVLLADEPTGNLDTTTGLAVMELLERLNAESSAALVLVTHDREVAARAKRRIHMRDGVIEADEGGAA; encoded by the coding sequence GTGACAGCCGCCGACGTGACCCCGGCCGTCGCGGCGGTGAACATCGAGCGGACCTACGACCTGGGTGGAGTCACCGTTCCGGCGTTGCGGGGCGTCTCCTTCACCGTCGAGCGCGCCGCGTATGTGGCCATCGTCGGCCCCTCCGGCTCCGGCAAGTCGACACTGATGCATCTGCTCGGCGGGCTGGATCGGCCCACGGCGGGCACCTTGCGGATCGACGGCCGCGACGTCGCCGCACTGACGCCCGCGGAGCTCGCTCAGCTCCGCAACGAGACCATCGGCTTCGTCTTCCAGTCGTTCCACCTCCTTGCGCGTACCACCGCTTTGGACAATGTCGCGTTGCCGCTCGTCTATCGCGGCCTGAACGCCCGCGAGCGCCGGGCGCGGGCCCGCGAGATGCTGGCGCGCGTCGGCCTGGAGCACCGCGTGGATCATCGCCCGAACCAGCTGTCGGGCGGCGAGCAGCAGCGGGTGGCGATCGCGCGGGCACTCGTGACCGAGCCGACCGTGCTGCTGGCCGACGAACCGACCGGCAACCTCGACACCACGACCGGACTGGCCGTGATGGAGCTGCTGGAGCGGCTGAACGCCGAGTCGAGCGCGGCCCTGGTCCTGGTCACCCACGACCGGGAGGTGGCCGCGCGGGCCAAGCGCCGGATCCACATGCGGGACGGCGTCATCGAGGCGGACGAGGGCGGGGCGGCGTGA
- a CDS encoding ABC transporter permease: MRLAEAWRVALDALRANRLRSGLTMLGMVIGVAAVVVLVALGTGTKNEVESQVEGLGANLMFVVPGKVDFNSAPTASPLDTGDLNAVIRTVGDRDRVTVSLTSGETVRAGRNSTFTSVLGVMETTPKVFVRTLHSGTYLARTDVDTGRRVAVLGAKTARLLFGDRDAVGRQITIAGVRFRVIGVFAPLGQSLGVDRDTEVHIPISTAQRLFGTNRIDAFAIKAPDAESVGPLGDRVLAELRKRHPDTEFSAVTQDQILGVLADILGVLTTVLAAIAGISLLVGGVGVSNIMLVSVRERTKEIGLRKAVGAKPRDIGVQFLLEAVLLTTIGGVLGMALGVGASLITAALSPVPATVTWWSLALAFGVSAGVGIIFGVVPAQRAGRLDPVVALRTE; encoded by the coding sequence GTGAGGCTGGCGGAGGCGTGGCGGGTCGCGCTGGACGCGTTGCGGGCCAACCGGCTGCGCAGCGGCCTGACCATGCTGGGCATGGTGATCGGGGTCGCCGCGGTCGTGGTGCTGGTCGCGCTCGGCACCGGAACGAAGAACGAGGTCGAGTCGCAGGTCGAAGGGCTCGGCGCGAACCTGATGTTCGTGGTGCCCGGCAAAGTGGACTTCAACTCCGCGCCGACCGCGTCGCCGCTGGACACGGGCGATCTCAACGCGGTCATCCGGACGGTCGGCGACCGGGATCGGGTGACGGTGTCGCTCACCTCCGGCGAAACCGTGCGAGCCGGGCGCAACTCCACCTTCACCTCGGTGCTCGGCGTCATGGAGACCACTCCGAAGGTGTTCGTACGCACCCTGCACAGCGGGACGTACCTGGCGCGTACCGATGTCGACACCGGGCGGCGGGTCGCCGTGCTGGGCGCGAAGACGGCCCGTCTGCTGTTCGGCGACCGGGACGCGGTCGGCCGGCAGATCACGATCGCGGGCGTACGCTTCCGCGTCATCGGGGTCTTCGCACCGCTCGGGCAGAGCCTCGGTGTCGACCGGGACACCGAGGTGCACATCCCGATCAGCACGGCGCAGCGGCTGTTCGGGACGAACCGGATCGACGCCTTCGCGATCAAGGCGCCGGACGCGGAGTCGGTCGGCCCACTCGGCGACCGGGTCCTCGCCGAACTGCGCAAACGTCACCCGGACACCGAGTTCAGCGCCGTCACCCAGGATCAGATCCTCGGCGTACTGGCCGACATCCTCGGGGTGCTGACGACCGTGCTCGCCGCGATCGCCGGGATCTCTCTACTCGTCGGCGGGGTCGGCGTCTCCAACATCATGCTGGTGTCGGTCCGGGAACGGACCAAGGAGATCGGGCTGCGGAAGGCGGTCGGTGCGAAACCTCGTGACATCGGCGTGCAGTTCCTGCTGGAAGCGGTGCTGCTGACCACCATCGGCGGCGTACTCGGGATGGCGCTGGGCGTCGGCGCCTCGCTGATCACGGCGGCTCTCTCGCCGGTGCCCGCGACGGTCACGTGGTGGTCACTCGCGCTCGCGTTCGGCGTATCGGCCGGCGTCGGGATCATCTTCGGCGTCGTGCCCGCGCAGCGGGCCGGGCGGCTCGACCCGGTGGTCGCTCTACGCACTGAATAA
- a CDS encoding helix-turn-helix domain-containing protein, whose product MNSRGTPHDNELAEVRFLTVAEVATLMRVSKMTVYRLVHSGDLTAVRVGRSFRVPEHAVHEYLRGAFSQAA is encoded by the coding sequence ATGAATTCGCGCGGGACGCCACACGACAACGAGCTGGCGGAGGTGCGCTTCCTCACGGTCGCCGAGGTCGCGACGCTGATGCGGGTGTCGAAGATGACCGTCTATCGGCTGGTCCACTCCGGTGACCTGACCGCGGTCCGGGTCGGGCGCTCCTTCCGGGTGCCCGAGCACGCGGTCCACGAATACTTGAGGGGCGCGTTCTCCCAAGCCGCATGA
- a CDS encoding 30S ribosomal protein bS22 gives MGSVVKKRRKRMAKKKHRKLLRKTRVQRRRLGK, from the coding sequence ATGGGCTCCGTGGTCAAGAAGCGCCGCAAGCGCATGGCTAAGAAGAAGCACCGCAAGCTGCTGCGCAAGACCCGCGTCCAGCGTCGCCGTCTCGGCAAGTGA
- a CDS encoding NAD-dependent epimerase/dehydratase family protein, translating into MATRPTRPEVVLVTGVSRFLGARIAATLATRTGVGRVIGLDSFAPQGEVEHLLADSSVEVVQADLRASGEVIADQGVEAVVHLAVISSPDQARGGRAAMKEQNVIGTMQLLAACQQAESLRRLVVRSSTAAYGASFRDPAVFTEDTEPREVPRGGYARDILDIESYVRGFRRRRPDVTATVLRFAPFIGATAETALLRYLARPTVPTVLGRDPRMQFVHVDDALEIIERSVLESHPGTFNVAGPGVITLSQAIRRAGRIALPIVEQALAVSAATGRGLISNDQIDLFVHGRVVDTTRLVREFGFTPRSTPDAFADFVRTHRAGALVTPERLAAAEESFLDMIQRVRQEVR; encoded by the coding sequence ATGGCGACGAGACCCACGAGACCCGAGGTGGTCCTGGTCACCGGCGTGAGCCGGTTCCTCGGCGCGCGAATCGCGGCTACCCTCGCCACGCGTACCGGGGTCGGCCGGGTGATCGGGCTCGACTCGTTCGCGCCTCAGGGCGAAGTCGAACATCTGCTCGCGGACAGCTCCGTCGAGGTCGTCCAGGCGGATCTGCGTGCCTCCGGCGAGGTCATCGCCGACCAGGGCGTCGAAGCCGTGGTGCACCTCGCCGTCATCTCCTCGCCCGACCAGGCGCGGGGCGGTCGCGCAGCGATGAAAGAGCAGAACGTCATCGGCACGATGCAGCTGCTCGCCGCCTGCCAGCAGGCCGAATCGCTGCGCCGGTTGGTCGTGCGGTCGTCGACCGCCGCGTACGGCGCGTCCTTCCGCGACCCCGCGGTCTTCACCGAGGACACCGAGCCACGCGAGGTGCCGCGTGGCGGCTACGCCCGCGACATCCTCGACATCGAGAGCTACGTACGCGGGTTCCGTCGCCGTCGGCCCGACGTCACCGCGACGGTCCTGCGCTTCGCTCCGTTCATCGGGGCCACCGCCGAGACCGCGCTGCTGCGCTACCTCGCCCGGCCCACCGTGCCGACCGTGCTCGGGCGCGATCCCCGGATGCAGTTCGTCCACGTCGACGACGCCCTGGAGATCATCGAGCGCTCGGTGCTGGAAAGCCACCCGGGCACCTTCAACGTGGCCGGTCCCGGCGTCATCACGCTGTCGCAGGCCATCCGCCGGGCAGGCCGGATCGCGCTGCCGATCGTCGAGCAGGCCCTCGCGGTCAGCGCCGCGACCGGCCGCGGGCTCATCAGCAACGACCAGATCGACCTGTTCGTGCACGGCCGCGTCGTCGACACCACGCGCCTGGTCCGCGAGTTCGGGTTCACGCCGCGTTCCACTCCCGACGCCTTCGCGGACTTCGTCCGCACGCACCGGGCCGGCGCGCTGGTCACCCCCGAACGGCTGGCGGCGGCCGAGGAATCCTTCCTCGACATGATCCAACGGGTACGCCAGGAGGTGCGGTGA
- a CDS encoding lysophospholipid acyltransferase family protein — MTSPENLPEQEDVWDRRVASGLSFLRRRLSGAYEVDEFGFDAELTEGVFHPMLRLLQRDWFRTEIIGAKHIPVDSGALLVGNHSGTVAMDALMLSIACHDESEGNRHLRLLGADFVFKLPGLSELARKSGATLACTPDAERLLSGGELVGVFPEGFKGVGKPFRDRYKLQRFGRGGFVSAALRTGVPIIPVAIVGAEEIYPLIGNIKPLARVLGAPYFPVTPTFPWLGPLGLVPLPSKWLIEFGQPIPTEDLVDQADDPMVVFNLADQVRETIQEMIHGLLERRPDPFAQ; from the coding sequence ATGACCTCTCCTGAGAATCTGCCCGAGCAGGAAGACGTCTGGGATCGGCGGGTCGCCTCCGGGCTGTCCTTCCTGCGCCGCCGGCTGTCCGGGGCGTACGAGGTCGACGAGTTCGGCTTCGACGCGGAGCTGACCGAGGGTGTCTTCCACCCGATGCTGCGCCTGTTGCAGCGGGACTGGTTCCGGACCGAGATCATCGGCGCGAAGCACATCCCGGTCGACAGCGGCGCGCTGCTCGTCGGCAACCACTCCGGCACCGTGGCGATGGACGCGCTGATGCTGTCGATCGCCTGCCACGACGAGTCGGAGGGCAACCGCCACCTGCGGCTGCTCGGCGCGGACTTCGTCTTCAAGCTGCCCGGCCTGAGCGAGCTGGCCCGCAAGTCGGGCGCGACGCTGGCCTGTACGCCGGACGCCGAGCGCCTGCTCTCGGGCGGCGAACTCGTCGGCGTCTTCCCCGAGGGGTTCAAGGGCGTCGGCAAGCCCTTCCGCGACCGTTACAAGCTGCAGCGGTTCGGCCGGGGCGGCTTCGTGTCCGCCGCGCTGCGTACCGGGGTGCCGATCATTCCCGTCGCGATCGTGGGCGCGGAGGAGATCTACCCCCTGATCGGCAACATCAAGCCGCTGGCCCGGGTGCTGGGCGCGCCCTACTTCCCGGTGACGCCGACGTTCCCATGGCTCGGTCCGCTGGGTCTCGTGCCGCTGCCGAGCAAGTGGCTGATCGAGTTCGGCCAGCCGATCCCGACCGAGGATCTCGTCGACCAGGCCGACGATCCCATGGTCGTCTTCAACCTGGCCGACCAGGTTCGGGAGACCATCCAGGAGATGATCCACGGGCTGCTGGAGCGGCGGCCGGATCCGTTCGCCCAGTAA
- a CDS encoding HAD family hydrolase has protein sequence MLPETGGEAVVTEPREHVKAAAFFDLDNTLMQGASLYYFARGLAARKYFTTTDLLRFGWSQVKFRLLAAEHAGDIAEARQAALAFIEGWRVEDVRRLSEEIFDELMAERIWAGTRAIAEQHIADGDRVWLVTAAPVELGEVISRRLGLTGALGTVAEIRDGVYTGRLVGEMLHGPAKETAVRAMAAAEGFDLADCYAYSDSVNDLPMLSSVGHPTAVNPDGALRRHARARSWQIRDFRTGRKAAKVAVPATLAAGVLAGAVAAGLAIRARRD, from the coding sequence GTGTTGCCGGAAACAGGAGGCGAAGCGGTCGTGACGGAGCCACGCGAGCACGTCAAGGCGGCTGCCTTCTTCGATCTGGACAACACCCTCATGCAGGGCGCATCGCTGTACTACTTCGCGCGCGGTCTCGCCGCCCGGAAGTACTTCACCACCACCGATCTGCTCAGGTTCGGCTGGAGCCAGGTGAAGTTCCGGCTGCTGGCGGCCGAGCACGCCGGAGACATCGCCGAGGCGCGGCAGGCGGCGCTGGCCTTCATCGAGGGCTGGCGGGTCGAGGACGTCCGGCGGCTCAGCGAGGAGATCTTCGACGAGCTGATGGCGGAGCGGATCTGGGCAGGCACCCGAGCCATCGCCGAGCAGCACATCGCCGACGGCGACCGGGTCTGGCTGGTCACCGCCGCCCCGGTCGAGCTGGGTGAGGTGATCTCCCGGCGCCTCGGGCTGACCGGGGCGCTCGGCACGGTGGCGGAGATCCGCGACGGCGTCTACACCGGACGGCTGGTCGGCGAGATGCTGCACGGGCCGGCGAAGGAGACCGCCGTCCGGGCGATGGCCGCCGCCGAGGGCTTCGACCTCGCCGACTGCTACGCGTACTCGGACTCGGTGAACGACCTGCCGATGCTCAGCTCGGTCGGGCACCCCACCGCGGTCAACCCGGATGGCGCGTTGCGCCGGCACGCCCGGGCGCGCTCGTGGCAGATCCGCGACTTCCGCACCGGCCGCAAGGCGGCGAAGGTAGCGGTTCCGGCGACGCTGGCGGCCGGCGTCCTCGCCGGTGCGGTCGCGGCCGGCTTGGCGATCCGCGCCCGCCGCGACTGA
- a CDS encoding ECF subfamily RNA polymerase sigma factor, BldN family → MTSSAYYGVSHEVSAARQALTEGLDALRTSLNELLLNPLLSVTSRGEGATVRPRTRTKTGNDSGHHNPAAKTPATKPIGGRVNGRPVAPAQGGAVTVPESETTLLPVLPDQDTQRVDPPGTGQPPVYPSRPDPSDAAAEVWALVERAQAGEAAAFGLIYDRYVDTVFRFIYFRVGNRPLAEDLTSDTFLRALKRIGSFTWQGRDLGAWLVTIARNLVADHFKSGRYRLEVTTGDVLDADREDRGPEGSPEAAVVDHITNVALLTAVKQLNPEQQECIVLRFLQGFSVAETAQAMGKNEGAIKALQYRAVRALARLLPEGFQP, encoded by the coding sequence ATGACAAGCAGTGCGTACTACGGCGTAAGCCACGAAGTGTCCGCCGCGCGGCAGGCACTTACCGAGGGTCTGGACGCCCTTCGCACTTCACTCAACGAACTACTTCTGAATCCGCTACTGAGCGTCACCTCGCGCGGCGAAGGCGCTACCGTCCGTCCGCGTACCCGGACCAAGACCGGCAACGACAGCGGCCACCACAATCCGGCCGCCAAGACCCCCGCCACGAAACCGATCGGCGGCCGGGTCAACGGGCGCCCGGTGGCACCCGCCCAGGGCGGCGCGGTCACCGTGCCCGAATCGGAGACGACGCTGCTTCCGGTGCTCCCGGACCAGGACACCCAGCGCGTGGACCCGCCGGGGACCGGGCAGCCGCCCGTCTACCCGAGCCGGCCCGATCCGAGCGACGCCGCCGCCGAGGTGTGGGCGCTCGTCGAGCGGGCGCAGGCGGGCGAGGCTGCGGCGTTCGGCCTGATCTACGACCGGTACGTCGACACCGTCTTCCGGTTCATCTACTTCCGGGTGGGCAACCGGCCGCTGGCCGAGGACCTGACGAGCGACACCTTCCTGCGGGCGCTCAAGCGCATCGGCAGCTTCACCTGGCAGGGCCGTGATCTCGGCGCCTGGCTGGTCACCATCGCCCGCAACCTGGTCGCCGACCACTTCAAGTCCGGCCGCTACCGCCTCGAGGTCACCACCGGCGACGTCCTGGACGCCGACCGCGAGGACCGGGGCCCGGAGGGCAGCCCGGAAGCGGCCGTCGTCGACCACATCACCAATGTCGCATTGCTGACCGCGGTCAAACAGCTCAACCCGGAACAGCAGGAGTGCATCGTGCTCCGCTTCCTCCAGGGGTTCTCCGTCGCGGAGACCGCTCAGGCGATGGGCAAGAACGAAGGCGCCATCAAAGCACTCCAGTACCGAGCCGTCCGCGCGCTCGCCCGACTGCTTCCGGAGGGCTTCCAGCCGTGA
- a CDS encoding AMP-binding protein, translating into MQDAIAADVAEYATLAGYVQRAARRSPEQPALRHNGRTLTWSELDSQVDSVAGGLRNLGAPDSGGHPARVAIALPNIPEFAVSFFGALRAGLVAVPVNPGYTPRELRHVLADSGASVLIATDTVAAAVAGIGSELESLRWAYTCSGNEDAGRALARALARDSAPNPRQPAASDLAVLLYTSGTEGAPKGAMLTHRALIANHVQLAAVEPPVLDSSDVALLGLPMFHAYGLNSGLGAVAYHGACGVLTDRFDAEESLRLIAEEGVSVVVGVPSMYTLWAASLTSAAPMSSVRVAVCGAAPLEAVTARKFAAITGVDVHIGYGLTETAPVVSSTLAAPALKVGSIGRPLPGVELRLVSSTGDDVWRAGSASLEDDGDGQGLEHESPDSPGSDPGEIVVRGDNLFSGYWPDGRGGPDADGWWATGDVAYADGDGDLFLVDRIGELIIVNGFNVYPYEVELVLGMHPGVAEAAVLGAHDPVRGQTVRAFVVRAAGSTVTDEELVRHCERNLARFKCPTQISFVPELPHSAIGKVRKVVLRDA; encoded by the coding sequence GTGCAGGATGCGATCGCCGCCGATGTCGCCGAGTACGCCACCCTCGCGGGCTATGTCCAGCGCGCCGCTCGCCGGAGCCCGGAGCAGCCGGCGTTGCGGCACAACGGGCGTACGCTGACCTGGTCCGAATTGGACTCGCAAGTGGACTCGGTCGCGGGCGGACTGCGCAATCTCGGCGCGCCGGACAGCGGCGGGCACCCGGCCCGGGTCGCGATCGCGCTGCCGAACATTCCCGAGTTCGCGGTGTCCTTCTTCGGCGCGCTGCGGGCCGGTCTCGTCGCCGTCCCGGTCAACCCCGGCTACACGCCCCGGGAACTCCGTCATGTGCTGGCCGACTCCGGTGCCAGTGTGCTCATCGCGACCGACACGGTCGCGGCGGCCGTCGCCGGCATCGGCAGCGAACTCGAGTCGCTGCGCTGGGCGTACACGTGCAGTGGAAATGAGGACGCGGGCCGGGCGCTGGCCCGCGCGCTCGCCCGGGACTCGGCCCCGAACCCGCGCCAACCCGCGGCGAGTGACCTGGCGGTGCTGCTCTACACCTCGGGCACCGAGGGCGCGCCGAAGGGCGCGATGCTGACCCACCGGGCGCTGATCGCCAACCACGTGCAGCTCGCCGCGGTCGAGCCGCCGGTGCTGGACAGTTCGGACGTGGCCCTGCTCGGGCTGCCGATGTTCCACGCCTACGGGCTGAACTCCGGTCTCGGCGCGGTGGCTTACCACGGCGCGTGCGGCGTGCTCACCGACCGCTTCGACGCCGAGGAGTCGCTGCGGCTGATCGCCGAGGAGGGCGTCAGCGTGGTGGTCGGCGTGCCGTCGATGTACACGCTGTGGGCGGCGAGCCTGACCTCGGCCGCACCGATGTCCTCGGTCCGTGTCGCGGTGTGCGGTGCGGCACCGCTGGAAGCCGTCACCGCGCGCAAGTTCGCGGCGATCACCGGAGTCGACGTGCACATCGGATACGGGCTGACCGAGACCGCGCCGGTGGTCTCCTCGACCTTGGCCGCCCCGGCGCTGAAAGTCGGCTCGATCGGCCGGCCGCTGCCCGGCGTCGAACTGCGTCTCGTCTCCTCCACCGGCGATGACGTCTGGCGGGCGGGCAGCGCTTCGCTGGAGGACGACGGCGACGGTCAGGGCCTCGAACACGAGTCGCCGGACAGCCCTGGCAGTGACCCCGGCGAGATCGTGGTCCGCGGGGACAACCTCTTCTCCGGCTACTGGCCCGACGGACGCGGTGGCCCCGACGCCGACGGCTGGTGGGCGACCGGCGACGTCGCGTACGCCGACGGGGACGGCGACCTGTTCCTCGTGGACCGCATCGGCGAGCTGATCATCGTCAACGGCTTCAACGTCTACCCGTACGAGGTCGAGCTGGTGCTCGGCATGCACCCAGGCGTTGCCGAGGCAGCCGTCCTCGGCGCGCACGATCCGGTCCGTGGCCAGACCGTGCGGGCGTTCGTCGTACGCGCGGCGGGCAGCACGGTCACCGACGAGGAACTGGTCCGCCACTGCGAACGCAACCTGGCCCGGTTCAAGTGCCCCACGCAGATCTCGTTCGTCCCGGAACTGCCGCACTCGGCGATCGGCAAGGTCCGCAAAGTAGTCTTGCGGGATGCCTGA
- a CDS encoding glutaredoxin family protein produces MPEQPRVTLYTRPGCHLCADAVAALGELGVPFTEVDITGDRELEAEYGDRIPVVMLDGKEHGYWRVEGARLLRDLATPA; encoded by the coding sequence ATGCCTGAGCAGCCCCGCGTCACCCTGTACACCCGGCCCGGCTGTCACCTCTGCGCCGACGCCGTCGCCGCGCTGGGCGAGCTGGGCGTACCGTTCACCGAAGTGGACATCACCGGCGATCGGGAGCTGGAAGCCGAGTACGGAGACCGGATTCCGGTGGTCATGCTGGACGGCAAGGAACACGGGTACTGGCGGGTCGAAGGCGCTCGCCTGCTCCGCGACCTCGCCACCCCCGCCTGA
- a CDS encoding HAD family hydrolase: protein MKHLVWDWNGTLLNDLGLVVAATNVALTSSGGQPVTEDEHRRDFRRPIIDYYGSLLGRTVAAEEFARMDTIFHDEYRIGLLTVELAADARDAIATWAGTQSLLSMWFHHELVPTVDRFGLTPHFARVDGLRDPIGGGFKSGHLAAHLEALGIEDAETVLIGDSVDDAHAAASVGAHCVLYGGGFTDPAKLREVGVPVARSLTEAISLASR from the coding sequence GTGAAGCACCTCGTCTGGGACTGGAACGGCACCCTCCTCAACGACTTGGGCCTGGTCGTCGCGGCCACCAACGTGGCACTGACCTCCTCCGGCGGGCAGCCGGTCACCGAGGACGAACACCGGCGCGACTTCCGCCGCCCGATCATCGACTACTACGGCTCCCTGCTGGGCCGGACCGTCGCGGCGGAGGAGTTCGCCCGGATGGACACGATCTTCCACGACGAGTACCGGATCGGGCTCCTGACGGTGGAGCTGGCCGCCGACGCCCGTGACGCGATCGCGACATGGGCCGGTACGCAGTCCCTGCTGAGCATGTGGTTCCACCACGAACTCGTGCCGACCGTCGACCGCTTCGGCCTGACGCCGCACTTCGCCCGGGTCGACGGCCTGCGCGATCCGATCGGCGGCGGGTTCAAGTCCGGCCACCTCGCGGCCCACCTGGAGGCGCTCGGCATCGAAGACGCCGAGACGGTGCTCATCGGCGACTCGGTGGACGACGCACACGCGGCCGCCTCGGTCGGAGCCCACTGTGTTCTCTACGGCGGCGGCTTCACCGATCCGGCGAAGCTGCGGGAGGTCGGCGTACCCGTGGCGAGGTCGCTGACCGAGGCGATCTCCCTCGCGTCCCGCTGA
- a CDS encoding redox-sensing transcriptional repressor Rex, with translation MSQQRSGGEAGLSTRNGAGPDFPDLPDATVARLPEYLRSLHQMLEAGQDTTSSEGLAAAAGVNSAKLRKDLSHLGSYGTRGVGYDITRLVEQIEHVLGLTIHRGVALVGLGNLGHALAGYAGFASRGFEIVALFDADPARVGEMVHGLAVRHIDQLAVTVTQERIAIGVIATPARAAQSVADQLVAAGVTSILNFAPCVLSVPEGVDVRKVDLAVELQILSFHEHRKANGNGQANGVARGSAARPGEVAA, from the coding sequence ATGAGCCAGCAGCGTTCCGGCGGAGAAGCCGGACTGAGTACCCGTAACGGTGCGGGTCCGGACTTTCCGGATCTACCGGACGCTACGGTCGCTCGGCTGCCGGAGTACCTGCGGTCTTTGCACCAAATGCTCGAGGCCGGCCAGGACACCACCTCCAGTGAGGGACTGGCCGCGGCGGCCGGCGTGAACTCGGCCAAGCTGCGCAAGGACCTCTCCCACCTGGGTTCTTACGGCACCCGCGGCGTCGGCTACGACATCACCCGCCTCGTCGAGCAGATCGAGCACGTCCTGGGGCTCACGATCCACCGGGGCGTCGCGCTGGTCGGTCTGGGTAACCTCGGGCACGCGCTCGCCGGGTACGCCGGATTCGCCAGCCGGGGCTTCGAGATAGTCGCCCTCTTCGACGCCGATCCCGCCCGCGTCGGTGAGATGGTCCACGGACTCGCCGTGCGGCACATCGACCAACTTGCCGTTACGGTGACTCAGGAGCGGATCGCGATCGGAGTCATCGCCACCCCGGCGCGGGCCGCTCAGAGCGTCGCGGACCAGCTTGTGGCGGCCGGAGTCACCAGCATCCTGAACTTCGCCCCGTGTGTGCTCTCGGTGCCGGAGGGCGTCGACGTGCGCAAGGTCGACCTCGCGGTCGAGCTGCAGATCCTGTCGTTCCACGAGCATCGCAAGGCCAACGGCAACGGACAGGCCAATGGCGTTGCGCGCGGATCCGCGGCCCGGCCTGGGGAGGTGGCAGCGTGA